In Humulus lupulus chromosome 7, drHumLupu1.1, whole genome shotgun sequence, the following are encoded in one genomic region:
- the LOC133792565 gene encoding uncharacterized protein LOC133792565 encodes MATISITRPRRQIVAFRRSSDNKYLSATQIHGLTYLQFTATELSDKTIAHELVSARDGLVKIRSIATGHFWKRSPTSNWIFASDDSSPCDDDANTLFLPVKLDENEVAYRNHENQMFCKSRSPDGKRECLIASAPDLSNVAKMELVDLPGHY; translated from the coding sequence ATGGCTACCATCTCAATTACTCGGCCTCGTCGCCAAATCGTGGCCTTCAGGAGGAGCAGCGATAATAAATATCTGAGCGCCACTCAGATCCATGGCCTAACTTATCTGCAGTTCACTGCCACTGAACTGAGCGACAAAACTATAGCACATGAGTTAGTCAGCGCTCGTGATGGATTAGTCAAAATAAGATCCATTGCGACCGGACATTTCTGGAAGCGCAGCCCCACATCCAACTGGATCTTTGCCTCCGACGACAGTAGTCCGTGCGACGACGATGCTAACACGCTGTTCCTTCCGGTGAAACTCGACGAGAACGAAGTTGCATACCGCAACCATGAAAACCAGATGTTCTGCAAGAGTCGTTCCCCGGACGGCAAGAGAGAGTGTCTCATTGCCTCCGCGCCCGACCTGTCTAATGTGGCGAAGATGGAGCTGGTGGACCTCCCAGGTCATTATTAA